The proteins below are encoded in one region of Desulfobacterales bacterium:
- the tkt gene encoding transketolase has product MKECPTGTQTDMDTLCINTLRTLSIDAIEKAKSGHPGAPMGMAPAAYVLWKNHLRHNPENPDWYDRDRFILSAGHASMLLYSLLYLFGYDLSLDDIREFRQWKSITPGHPEYRITPGVETTTGPLGQGLANAVGMAMAERHLESLFNRPGNEIVDHYTYVMCGDGDLMEGISSEAGSLAGHMGLGKLICLYDDNGISIEGDTDITFSEDLAARFKAFNWHVIPVSDGNDMDAIDAAIAEAKKETGKPSMIILRTYIAYGSPNKQGSADSHGAPLGADEVMLTKQCLGCAADQSFCVPEPVLTECRKAGEAGKALETQWNDRFNAYKQNFPELAKNFLDMQDRGLVENWDADIPVFSPDDGNVATRKASGAIINAISEKVPGLIGGSADLGPSNKTMIEGSPDFQKNTPTGRNIRFGVREHAMGAILNGMILHHGLRPYGGTFLVFADYMRPAIRLAALMKQPVIYIFTHDSISVGEDGPTHQPVEHLASLRAIPNLTVIRPADANETAAAWRCAIMSDDAPVALILSRQKLPIIDRNTYAPADELKNGAYILADTENTPDLILIGTGSEVYLCMEAKTELAKQNIAARVVSMPSWELFDRMPKQYQDQVLPPEVTSRIAVEAGIPMGWERYIGMNGKMIGMHRFGASAPGPVMMEKFGFTTENIVETALGLLKK; this is encoded by the coding sequence ATGAAGGAATGTCCGACCGGCACCCAAACCGACATGGACACACTGTGCATCAACACCCTGCGCACGCTTTCCATTGATGCCATTGAAAAAGCAAAATCCGGCCATCCGGGCGCGCCAATGGGCATGGCGCCGGCCGCCTATGTCCTCTGGAAAAACCACCTGCGCCATAATCCCGAAAATCCGGACTGGTATGATCGGGATCGGTTTATCCTGTCTGCCGGCCATGCCTCCATGCTGTTATACAGCCTTCTTTATTTATTCGGCTATGATTTGAGCCTTGATGACATCAGGGAGTTCAGGCAGTGGAAAAGCATTACCCCCGGACATCCGGAATACCGGATCACACCGGGCGTTGAAACCACCACCGGTCCGCTGGGGCAGGGGCTTGCCAATGCCGTGGGCATGGCCATGGCCGAACGGCACCTGGAAAGCCTGTTCAACCGGCCGGGAAATGAAATTGTGGATCATTACACCTATGTCATGTGCGGAGACGGGGATCTCATGGAGGGCATCTCTTCCGAGGCCGGCTCCCTGGCCGGGCATATGGGGCTTGGCAAACTGATCTGTCTGTATGACGACAACGGGATTTCCATTGAAGGGGATACGGACATCACCTTTTCCGAGGACTTGGCCGCCCGGTTTAAGGCGTTTAACTGGCACGTGATCCCGGTTTCAGACGGAAATGATATGGACGCCATTGATGCGGCCATTGCCGAGGCCAAAAAGGAGACCGGCAAGCCGTCGATGATCATTCTAAGGACCTATATCGCTTACGGCAGCCCGAACAAGCAGGGCTCCGCGGATTCCCACGGCGCGCCATTAGGTGCGGACGAGGTCATGCTTACCAAGCAGTGCCTGGGATGTGCGGCGGATCAATCCTTCTGTGTGCCGGAGCCGGTCCTCACCGAATGCCGAAAGGCGGGGGAGGCCGGAAAAGCGCTGGAAACCCAATGGAATGATCGGTTCAATGCCTACAAACAGAATTTTCCGGAACTTGCCAAAAACTTTCTGGATATGCAGGACCGGGGCCTGGTTGAAAACTGGGATGCGGATATACCGGTTTTCTCGCCGGATGACGGCAATGTTGCCACGCGCAAGGCCTCCGGGGCTATCATCAATGCCATTTCCGAAAAGGTTCCGGGGCTGATCGGCGGCTCCGCCGACCTGGGCCCGTCTAATAAAACAATGATTGAGGGCTCCCCGGATTTTCAAAAAAATACGCCCACGGGCCGGAATATCCGGTTCGGGGTGCGCGAGCACGCCATGGGCGCGATTTTAAACGGCATGATCCTGCACCACGGCCTTCGCCCCTATGGGGGCACATTTTTGGTATTTGCCGACTACATGCGCCCGGCCATTCGCCTGGCGGCGCTGATGAAGCAGCCGGTGATCTATATATTCACCCATGACAGCATCTCCGTGGGCGAGGACGGCCCCACCCATCAGCCGGTGGAGCACCTGGCCTCGCTGCGGGCGATCCCGAATCTGACGGTGATCCGGCCGGCGGATGCCAATGAAACCGCAGCCGCCTGGCGATGCGCCATTATGAGCGATGATGCGCCGGTGGCGCTAATTCTCAGCCGGCAGAAACTGCCGATTATCGACCGGAATACGTATGCCCCGGCGGACGAGCTCAAAAACGGCGCCTACATTCTGGCGGATACCGAGAACACCCCGGATCTCATCCTGATCGGCACCGGCTCCGAGGTTTATCTCTGCATGGAAGCCAAGACGGAACTGGCAAAGCAAAACATTGCCGCACGTGTGGTGAGCATGCCGAGCTGGGAGCTTTTTGACCGGATGCCAAAGCAATATCAGGACCAGGTGCTGCCGCCGGAAGTGACCTCCCGCATTGCGGTGGAAGCGGGCATTCCCATGGGATGGGAGCGCTACATCGGCATGAACGGTAAAATGATCGGCATGCACCGGTTTGGCGCATCCGCGCCGGGGCCGGTGATGATGGAAAAGTTCGGGTTTACGACCGAAAATATTGTGGAAACCGCCCTTGGGCTTTTGAAAAAGTAA
- a CDS encoding radical SAM protein, producing MAPHILLINPWIHDFAAYDVWAKPFGLLQLAGILRAHGFRVSYLDCLDRFHPREKPADPAARNGRGPYRKERIAKPAGLSDVPRYFSRYGIRPEWFREDLAQTARPDLILVTSLMTYWYTGVAETIAYVRSVFPDVPILLGGIYATLCPDHASQATGADAVFEGGKADQILDIVQTYTGGAAVSQNFDPHDPDTYPWPAFDLQHRIGYIPLLTSLGCPYACDYCASKILQPRRMVRTPAHVVEEIRYWHDKCGVKNFVFYDDALLVNSEKHARPLFEQIISAGLDIRFHTPNAVHIREITRETAQLMASAGFATLRLGLETLDFNERRMDHKVKKEEFLQAAAYLTEAGFNASQVGAYLLVGLPEQELTAVAEAIRMVRQTGITPILAYYSPIPKTAMWPAAVKAARYDLAADPIYTNNAIFPCQPAFDWQELSRLKRLIAS from the coding sequence TTGGCCCCCCATATTCTGCTCATAAACCCCTGGATTCATGATTTTGCCGCCTATGACGTGTGGGCCAAGCCCTTTGGCCTGCTTCAGCTGGCCGGAATCCTGAGAGCCCATGGATTCCGGGTCTCCTACCTGGACTGCCTGGACCGGTTTCACCCGCGGGAAAAGCCGGCCGACCCGGCTGCCAGAAACGGCCGCGGCCCCTATCGCAAGGAACGGATTGCAAAGCCCGCCGGCTTATCAGATGTGCCCCGGTATTTCTCCAGATACGGCATTCGGCCGGAATGGTTTCGCGAGGATCTGGCGCAAACCGCAAGACCGGATCTGATCCTTGTGACGAGTCTTATGACCTACTGGTATACCGGCGTGGCGGAAACCATCGCCTATGTCCGCTCGGTTTTTCCGGATGTGCCGATTCTTTTGGGCGGCATATATGCCACCCTGTGCCCGGATCATGCCAGTCAGGCCACCGGCGCGGATGCGGTTTTTGAGGGGGGAAAAGCGGATCAGATCCTGGATATCGTTCAAACCTATACCGGCGGTGCTGCGGTCTCACAGAATTTTGACCCGCATGATCCGGATACCTATCCCTGGCCTGCGTTCGATCTTCAGCACAGAATCGGCTATATCCCGCTTTTGACAAGCCTGGGATGCCCCTATGCCTGCGATTACTGCGCCTCAAAAATCTTGCAGCCCCGGCGGATGGTCCGGACACCGGCCCATGTCGTCGAAGAGATCCGGTACTGGCATGATAAATGCGGGGTGAAAAATTTCGTGTTCTATGATGACGCGCTGCTGGTGAATTCGGAAAAGCACGCCAGGCCTTTGTTTGAGCAGATCATCAGCGCCGGATTGGATATCAGATTTCACACGCCCAATGCGGTGCATATTCGGGAAATTACCAGAGAAACGGCACAATTAATGGCTTCGGCCGGGTTTGCAACGCTTCGGCTGGGCCTTGAAACCCTGGATTTTAACGAGCGCCGCATGGATCACAAGGTCAAAAAAGAGGAGTTTCTTCAGGCGGCTGCCTATTTGACGGAAGCCGGGTTTAATGCCAGTCAGGTGGGCGCCTATTTGCTTGTCGGATTGCCAGAGCAGGAATTGACGGCTGTGGCAGAGGCCATCCGCATGGTCAGGCAGACCGGGATCACTCCGATTCTCGCCTATTACAGCCCGATCCCCAAGACCGCCATGTGGCCGGCAGCCGTGAAGGCGGCCCGCTATGATCTGGCGGCTGACCCCATATATACCAACAACGCAATTTTCCCCTGCCAGCCGGCCTTTGACTGGCAGGAATTGTCCCGGCTTAAAAGATTGATCGCTTCCTGA
- a CDS encoding Lrp/AsnC family transcriptional regulator: MPNDLEKKVIAALQGDIPVSPRPYLEIAEMIGVDEETVLSVVKDLYHRGVIRRFGATLRHQKSGYNANAMVAWQVDESLIDAVGEQIAGYDAVTHCYRRDPAPDWPYNLYTMVHARDEAGCREIARKISEDTGISEYTMLFSRRELKKTSMQYFDNEFDDLS; encoded by the coding sequence ATGCCCAACGATCTGGAAAAAAAAGTAATCGCCGCCCTGCAGGGCGATATCCCGGTATCCCCGCGGCCCTATCTGGAAATTGCCGAAATGATCGGTGTTGATGAAGAAACCGTGCTGTCGGTAGTGAAAGACCTCTATCACCGGGGGGTGATCCGGCGCTTCGGGGCAACGCTGCGCCACCAGAAATCCGGATACAATGCCAATGCCATGGTGGCCTGGCAGGTGGATGAGTCCTTAATTGATGCGGTGGGCGAGCAGATTGCCGGCTATGATGCGGTCACGCATTGCTACCGCCGTGATCCGGCACCGGACTGGCCGTATAACCTGTACACCATGGTCCACGCCCGGGATGAGGCCGGATGCCGGGAGATCGCCCGAAAAATATCCGAGGATACCGGTATTTCTGAATATACCATGCTGTTTAGCCGCCGGGAGCTCAAAAAGACCTCTATGCAGTACTTTGACAATGAATTCGACGACCTTTCCTGA
- the mtnA gene encoding S-methyl-5-thioribose-1-phosphate isomerase yields MNECTMRPIWRDEELDCVRVIDQRRLPHHLEILELNALDDAVYAIRELVVRGAPLIGVTGAYAVFVALKNAGSAGTDDDSVRGAAARIKAARPTAVNLSWAVDRTLKKVLAHSDSSARIDAARSEAAAIAEEEVENSRAIGRHGLTLIAPIARQKSGEPVNILTHCNAGSLACIEYGTATAPIYEAFNQGINVHVWVDETRPLNQGARLTAWELGRQGVPHTVITDNAGGHLMQHGLVDMVIVGTDRTTHTGDVANKIGTYLKALAAKDNDVPFYVALPSSTFDWTIRDGVADIPIEARDPDEVRYMPGFTGDKDYLLVPENSPAANYAFDVTPARLVTAFITERGICEANETDIRRLFPDR; encoded by the coding sequence ATGAACGAATGCACAATGCGGCCCATATGGCGGGATGAGGAACTGGATTGCGTCCGGGTGATCGATCAGCGTCGGCTTCCGCATCATCTGGAAATTCTGGAATTAAACGCCTTGGATGATGCCGTATACGCCATCAGGGAGCTGGTCGTGCGCGGGGCCCCGCTGATCGGTGTGACCGGGGCTTACGCGGTATTTGTGGCCCTTAAAAACGCGGGCAGCGCCGGAACGGATGATGATTCCGTCCGTGGCGCGGCGGCGCGGATCAAGGCCGCCCGGCCCACGGCGGTGAATCTTTCCTGGGCGGTGGATCGCACGCTTAAAAAGGTGCTGGCCCATTCAGACAGTTCCGCCCGAATCGATGCCGCCCGCAGCGAAGCCGCCGCCATTGCCGAAGAAGAGGTGGAAAACTCCCGGGCCATCGGCCGCCACGGCCTGACCCTGATTGCGCCGATCGCCCGCCAAAAATCCGGGGAACCTGTCAATATCCTGACCCACTGCAATGCCGGAAGTCTTGCCTGCATTGAATACGGCACGGCCACCGCGCCGATTTATGAAGCGTTTAACCAGGGGATAAACGTCCATGTATGGGTGGATGAAACCCGGCCGCTTAATCAGGGGGCGCGGCTTACCGCATGGGAGCTGGGCCGTCAGGGGGTCCCCCATACCGTAATTACAGATAATGCGGGCGGTCATTTGATGCAGCATGGGTTGGTAGATATGGTGATTGTGGGAACCGACCGGACCACGCACACCGGCGATGTGGCCAACAAGATCGGCACCTACTTAAAGGCGCTGGCCGCAAAAGACAATGATGTTCCGTTTTATGTGGCGCTTCCATCCTCCACTTTTGACTGGACCATCCGGGACGGCGTGGCGGATATCCCGATAGAGGCGCGCGATCCGGATGAGGTCCGCTACATGCCGGGTTTTACGGGGGATAAAGATTATCTCCTGGTGCCGGAGAACAGCCCGGCCGCCAACTATGCCTTTGATGTCACCCCGGCCCGCCTGGTGACGGCCTTTATCACTGAGCGGGGGATCTGTGAGGCAAATGAGACAGATATCCGCCGTCTCTTCCCGGACCGGTAA
- a CDS encoding four helix bundle protein has translation MFCIQIEIAIAIGIGIEKNMTLGHEKLDVYRLSIGYVAWVYKKADSLNGVHRPARDQWLRASQSIPLNIAEGNGKTAEADRRRYFEIARGSALECAAIQDVLVVGKALDKMESRNHKDELDRMAAMLSRLGGRGYQVREDQEVYSIDFDPDSDFDPEENESQP, from the coding sequence TTGTTCTGTATCCAAATCGAAATCGCTATCGCTATCGGGATCGGGATCGAAAAGAATATGACCCTTGGACACGAAAAACTGGACGTCTATCGCCTTTCAATAGGCTACGTTGCATGGGTTTACAAGAAGGCCGACAGCCTGAACGGAGTTCATCGGCCCGCCCGGGATCAATGGCTTCGGGCCAGCCAGTCGATACCGCTCAATATCGCCGAAGGTAATGGCAAGACCGCGGAAGCCGACCGAAGGCGTTATTTCGAAATCGCTCGTGGCTCCGCGCTTGAGTGCGCGGCGATTCAAGATGTGCTGGTTGTCGGCAAGGCGCTGGACAAGATGGAAAGCCGGAACCACAAGGATGAACTCGACCGTATGGCCGCGATGCTCAGCCGTCTCGGCGGAAGAGGATACCAAGTTCGAGAGGATCAGGAAGTCTACAGCATCGATTTCGATCCCGATAGCGATTTCGATCCCGAGGAAAACGAATCCCAACCTTAG
- a CDS encoding rhodanese-like domain-containing protein — protein MKIISQIAAIICIAAITGFGVNAVRESGIMVYCQWEPESQADAATSDPMRISLEKAARLYKQDEAVFIDARPESAYQSGHIRGARNLPWARAEEMCFEIFQDIPMDTPVITYCDGEACELSDFLAEFLKELGYTKARSLHNGWSRWQEKGLPQAYPEG, from the coding sequence ATGAAAATTATCAGCCAAATCGCCGCCATCATCTGTATTGCGGCCATTACCGGATTCGGCGTCAATGCCGTACGCGAAAGCGGCATCATGGTGTACTGCCAATGGGAACCCGAATCCCAGGCGGATGCGGCAACGAGCGATCCGATGCGGATTTCCCTGGAAAAAGCGGCAAGGCTTTATAAACAGGATGAGGCCGTGTTCATCGACGCCCGGCCGGAATCCGCCTACCAGTCCGGGCATATCAGAGGGGCGCGCAATCTCCCCTGGGCCCGCGCGGAAGAAATGTGTTTTGAAATTTTTCAGGACATCCCAATGGATACGCCCGTTATCACCTATTGTGACGGAGAAGCCTGTGAGCTTTCCGATTTTCTCGCTGAATTTCTAAAAGAACTGGGCTATACAAAAGCCAGATCCCTGCACAACGGGTGGTCCCGCTGGCAGGAGAAAGGCCTGCCCCAGGCATACCCCGAAGGATGA
- a CDS encoding cation diffusion facilitator family transporter — protein MTETHHHAHQSAGDTRGGRLLITLAINFIIPLAQIIGGLYANSMALISDAVHNFSDFVAILISYIAYLIGRKGVSERHTFGFQRAEIIGALLNVIILTCAVVFIVYGAIHRLFNPAAVSGSIVIILAGVGIVGNGISAWVLHGDASHNLNVRGAFLHMLGDFLTSVVVLANGVVLLFKPWYWLDPLLSLLIAAFILKNAWSVLKESVAILMNAVPKELDLSKVQEFLENRPDIRSAHYLHAWPLGSCGIAFTCHITVDDQMISETESLAEKLRHELYDQFGIDHPIFQFETTVCGNATMLCEMSDAEAPRRKDESRRPIGERPLSCQT, from the coding sequence ATGACAGAAACGCATCATCACGCCCACCAGTCAGCCGGGGATACACGGGGCGGGCGGCTTTTGATCACGCTGGCCATTAATTTTATTATTCCGCTGGCCCAGATCATCGGCGGCCTCTATGCCAACAGCATGGCCCTGATCTCGGACGCTGTGCATAATTTCAGCGATTTCGTGGCCATCCTGATCTCCTATATCGCCTATCTGATCGGCCGAAAGGGGGTTTCCGAACGGCACACCTTCGGATTCCAGCGGGCTGAAATCATCGGCGCCCTCCTGAATGTCATCATTCTGACATGTGCGGTGGTGTTTATTGTTTACGGCGCCATCCATCGGCTTTTTAATCCGGCGGCGGTTTCCGGTTCCATCGTAATCATACTGGCGGGTGTCGGCATTGTCGGTAACGGCATTTCCGCCTGGGTGCTTCACGGGGATGCCAGCCACAACTTAAATGTCCGGGGCGCGTTTCTTCATATGCTGGGGGATTTTCTGACCTCCGTGGTGGTGCTCGCAAACGGCGTCGTGCTTTTATTTAAGCCCTGGTACTGGTTAGATCCCCTGCTATCGCTCCTTATCGCGGCCTTTATCCTGAAAAATGCCTGGAGTGTCCTCAAGGAATCCGTGGCCATTCTCATGAATGCCGTGCCCAAGGAACTGGACCTTTCAAAGGTTCAGGAATTTCTGGAAAACCGTCCGGACATCCGATCGGCCCATTATCTGCATGCCTGGCCGTTGGGCAGCTGCGGCATTGCCTTTACCTGCCATATCACCGTTGATGATCAAATGATCAGTGAAACCGAAAGCCTTGCGGAAAAACTCCGTCATGAGCTATACGATCAATTCGGGATCGACCATCCGATCTTCCAGTTTGAAACCACCGTGTGCGGCAATGCCACCATGCTCTGCGAGATGTCAGATGCGGAAGCTCCCCGGCGAAAAGACGAAAGCCGCCGCCCGATCGGAGAAAGGCCCCTTTCATGCCAAACTTGA
- a CDS encoding MauE/DoxX family redox-associated membrane protein: MRKLPGEKTKAAARSEKGPFHAKLDRWLFVGLRLLVGGVFIYAAIPKIFDPGAFAETVFNYQILPDILVNPVAIVLPWLELFTGAFIILGIWLEGALIIYNLLMIAFISALVFNTARGLDIYCGCFLQKPDDIINTGTIIRDGLIFIPSLYLLFRVFTRSDAPAEGRDLR, translated from the coding sequence ATGCGGAAGCTCCCCGGCGAAAAGACGAAAGCCGCCGCCCGATCGGAGAAAGGCCCCTTTCATGCCAAACTTGATCGCTGGCTGTTTGTCGGCTTGCGGCTCCTTGTCGGCGGCGTTTTTATCTACGCGGCCATCCCCAAAATTTTTGATCCGGGGGCGTTTGCCGAAACCGTCTTCAACTATCAGATCCTGCCGGACATTCTGGTGAATCCGGTGGCCATCGTCCTGCCATGGCTGGAATTATTTACCGGGGCATTTATCATCCTGGGGATCTGGTTAGAAGGCGCGCTGATTATCTATAATCTGCTGATGATCGCCTTTATCAGCGCCCTTGTCTTCAACACGGCCCGGGGCCTGGATATCTACTGCGGCTGCTTTTTGCAGAAGCCGGATGATATCATCAATACCGGGACCATAATCCGGGACGGCCTGATTTTCATTCCCTCTCTCTATCTTCTCTTCCGCGTTTTTACCCGTTCAGACGCTCCGGCAGAGGGCCGGGATCTTCGATAA
- the aspS gene encoding aspartate--tRNA ligase, whose translation MTDKLGDMRRTHHCNQLGAEDIGSEVVLMGWVQRRRDHGGVIFIDLRDREGITQIVFNPEREFAAHEKAHDLRNEYVLGVRGTVEARPEGMANPDLKTGAIEVIVHELKILNKAQTPPFMVEDNIDASESVRLQSRHIDLRRPRLQKNLMMRHKAAAAARNFLNDAGFLDIETPVLTRSTPEGARDFLVPSRLHPGSFYALPQSPQLFKQLLMISGYDRYYQIVRCFRDEDLRADRQPEFTQIDMEMSFVGEEDVMQLSEGMMAAIFEAVLGKRPELPFHRMTYAEALDRYGLDKPDLRFGLELVDISDIVAGSGFKVFADAVKKGGMVKALNVKGGGTFTRKEIDDLTEFVKVYRAKGLAYVKVKGDEWQSPITKFFTDDERRQMAERINMEPGDLVFFGADQAKIVNESLGHLRNHLAKKLGLIDEQAYEFVWITHFPMLEYDEAEKRYQAMHHPFTSPVEEDYGKLESDPTQVRSRAYDLVLNGSEIGGGSIRIHQKDLQVKVMEALGMDESEYTEKFGFLLSALDAGAPPHGGIAFGFDRLVTILCGATSIREVIAFPKTQKGSCLLTNAPSDASQAQLDELGLKVSLD comes from the coding sequence GTGACTGATAAGCTGGGCGATATGCGACGGACGCACCACTGTAATCAGCTTGGCGCTGAAGATATTGGCAGCGAAGTGGTTCTGATGGGCTGGGTTCAGCGAAGAAGGGACCATGGCGGGGTCATTTTTATTGATTTGCGGGATCGCGAGGGGATCACCCAGATTGTTTTCAATCCGGAGCGCGAGTTCGCGGCGCATGAAAAGGCCCATGACTTGAGAAATGAATATGTGCTGGGCGTCCGCGGCACGGTTGAGGCAAGGCCCGAGGGGATGGCCAATCCGGATCTTAAAACCGGCGCGATTGAGGTGATTGTCCATGAGTTAAAAATTTTGAATAAGGCCCAGACCCCGCCGTTTATGGTCGAGGATAATATCGATGCCTCTGAGAGCGTGCGCCTGCAGAGCCGTCATATTGACCTGCGCCGGCCCAGGCTGCAGAAAAATCTCATGATGCGGCACAAGGCGGCCGCAGCGGCAAGGAATTTTTTAAACGATGCGGGATTTTTAGATATTGAAACCCCGGTACTCACCCGGAGTACGCCTGAAGGGGCACGGGACTTTCTGGTGCCGAGCCGGCTCCACCCGGGCAGTTTTTATGCCCTGCCCCAGTCGCCCCAGTTATTTAAACAGCTGCTTATGATTTCCGGCTATGACCGGTATTATCAAATCGTCCGCTGCTTCCGGGACGAGGATCTGCGGGCGGACCGGCAGCCCGAGTTCACCCAGATCGACATGGAGATGTCCTTTGTGGGGGAAGAGGATGTGATGCAGTTGTCTGAAGGCATGATGGCCGCCATTTTTGAGGCGGTTCTGGGAAAGCGGCCGGAACTTCCCTTTCACCGGATGACCTATGCGGAAGCTCTGGACCGGTACGGGCTGGACAAGCCGGATCTGCGCTTCGGCCTGGAACTGGTCGATATATCAGATATTGTCGCGGGCTCCGGCTTTAAGGTGTTTGCCGATGCCGTCAAAAAAGGCGGCATGGTAAAGGCCTTGAATGTAAAAGGGGGCGGGACCTTTACCCGCAAGGAAATCGATGATCTGACCGAGTTCGTAAAGGTTTACCGGGCCAAGGGGCTGGCCTACGTCAAGGTCAAGGGAGACGAATGGCAGTCGCCCATTACCAAATTTTTCACCGATGACGAGCGCCGGCAGATGGCTGAACGCATCAACATGGAGCCCGGGGATCTGGTGTTTTTCGGGGCGGACCAGGCCAAAATCGTCAATGAATCCCTGGGCCATCTGCGAAACCATTTGGCCAAAAAACTGGGGCTGATTGATGAGCAGGCGTATGAATTCGTCTGGATCACGCATTTTCCCATGCTGGAATACGATGAAGCGGAAAAACGCTACCAGGCCATGCATCATCCCTTCACCTCGCCGGTGGAGGAAGATTACGGCAAGCTTGAAAGCGATCCCACACAGGTTCGCTCCCGTGCCTATGATCTGGTGCTAAACGGCTCGGAAATCGGCGGGGGAAGCATCCGTATCCATCAAAAGGATCTGCAGGTCAAGGTCATGGAAGCACTCGGCATGGATGAATCGGAATACACCGAGAAATTCGGCTTCCTCCTCTCCGCCCTGGATGCGGGCGCCCCGCCCCACGGGGGCATCGCCTTCGGCTTTGACCGGCTGGTGACCATTTTGTGCGGCGCCACCTCGATCCGCGAGGTCATTGCCTTCCCCAAGACTCAGAAGGGGTCCTGTTTATTGACCAATGCCCCCTCGGATGCCAGCCAGGCGCAGCTTGATGAACTGGGCCTAAAGGTGAGTCTGGATTAG
- the hisS gene encoding histidine--tRNA ligase, whose translation MIQLIRGFKDILPSEVELWKHIEETAIMLFEAFGFRQIRVPILEKTELFQRSIGEHTDIVEKEMYTFPSSKGELLTLRPEATASVVRAYIQQRMYARDPIQKLYTIGPMFRKERPQKGRYRQFYQINAEVFGIEAPYIDAQLIYMLTVFFQRIHITGLEVHLNSLGCPACRPAFKQALSEMLTASSEALCSDCLRRKDTNPLRVLDCKVPGCRAVVENAPAITDYLCDDCARHFDTVKAALDQMAVPYVLAPRLVRGLDYYTRTAFEIQTAELGAQNAVAGGGRYDHLVEVLGGPGQPAIGFAIGLDRLVDLVLSKTSVSELPPDIFIAAMGAAAQEKAFEWSCELGREGIKTEIDFSDRSLKALMKRANRMSAGYVLMVGDQELKQGRVVLRNMRSKEQTEIGISGILSGILSVLTPNT comes from the coding sequence ATGATTCAGTTAATTCGAGGCTTTAAAGATATTCTGCCAAGCGAAGTCGAGCTGTGGAAGCATATCGAGGAAACCGCGATCATGCTTTTTGAAGCCTTCGGCTTCCGGCAGATACGGGTGCCGATTCTTGAAAAGACGGAGCTTTTCCAGCGCAGTATCGGCGAGCACACCGATATTGTGGAAAAGGAGATGTATACCTTTCCGTCAAGCAAGGGCGAACTCCTCACCCTGCGGCCCGAAGCCACCGCCTCGGTGGTGCGCGCCTACATCCAGCAGCGGATGTATGCCAGGGATCCCATCCAAAAGCTTTATACGATCGGCCCGATGTTTCGCAAGGAGCGGCCGCAAAAGGGGCGGTACCGTCAATTTTATCAGATAAACGCCGAGGTGTTCGGCATTGAGGCGCCCTATATCGATGCGCAGCTGATTTATATGCTGACGGTGTTTTTCCAGCGCATTCATATTACGGGTCTGGAAGTCCACTTGAATTCCCTGGGATGCCCTGCCTGCCGGCCGGCATTCAAACAGGCGCTCTCTGAAATGCTCACCGCCAGCAGCGAAGCCCTGTGCAGCGACTGCCTGCGGCGAAAAGATACCAACCCCTTACGCGTGCTGGACTGCAAAGTGCCGGGATGCCGGGCGGTGGTGGAAAATGCCCCGGCCATTACCGATTACCTGTGCGATGATTGCGCCCGACATTTTGATACCGTAAAGGCGGCACTTGACCAAATGGCGGTTCCCTATGTGCTTGCCCCCCGATTGGTCCGGGGTCTGGATTACTATACGCGTACCGCCTTTGAAATACAGACCGCTGAGCTGGGGGCCCAGAATGCGGTGGCCGGCGGCGGCCGGTACGATCATCTCGTTGAGGTCCTGGGCGGGCCGGGCCAGCCGGCCATTGGCTTTGCCATTGGCCTGGATCGGCTGGTGGATCTGGTCTTGAGCAAGACATCCGTCTCCGAGCTCCCGCCGGATATCTTTATCGCAGCCATGGGGGCGGCGGCGCAGGAAAAGGCATTTGAGTGGTCGTGCGAACTCGGGCGCGAGGGCATTAAAACCGAGATCGATTTTTCGGATCGGAGCCTGAAAGCCCTGATGAAGCGGGCCAACCGCATGAGCGCCGGATATGTGCTTATGGTCGGGGATCAGGAGCTTAAACAGGGCCGCGTTGTTTTACGGAATATGCGGAGCAAAGAGCAGACCGAAATCGGGATCAGCGGAATTTTATCCGGCATATTATCTGTTTTAACACCTAATACCTAA